The following are encoded together in the Planctobacterium marinum genome:
- a CDS encoding ABC transporter permease subunit — protein MNMVNVLFKREFAGFFATPVAYVFILIFLMLSGIFTFYIGNFFEREQADLLPFFNFHPWLYLFLVPAMAMRTWSEERKSGTIELLMTLPVTTWQITLAKFLAAWAVLGLSLILTFPLWLTVNYLGQPDNGIILAAYIGSWLMSGAYLAIGICMSALTKSQVIAFILSVVICFLFVLSGSGVVLEAFQGWLPTILVDTIASFSFLTHFESMSKGVLAMNNLMYFLISIGVWLFASLLIIEQKKAD, from the coding sequence ATGAATATGGTCAATGTTTTGTTTAAACGCGAGTTTGCTGGCTTTTTTGCGACGCCAGTAGCTTATGTTTTTATCCTGATTTTTTTAATGTTGTCGGGGATCTTTACCTTTTACATCGGTAATTTCTTCGAACGTGAACAAGCGGATTTATTACCGTTTTTCAACTTTCATCCATGGTTGTACCTTTTCTTAGTACCCGCCATGGCAATGCGAACCTGGTCAGAAGAGCGCAAGTCCGGCACTATCGAGTTGCTAATGACGCTGCCGGTTACCACCTGGCAGATCACCCTTGCCAAGTTTTTAGCCGCTTGGGCGGTCTTGGGATTATCTCTGATTTTAACCTTTCCGTTGTGGTTAACAGTGAATTATCTCGGGCAGCCAGATAATGGCATTATCCTCGCTGCATATATCGGCAGTTGGTTGATGTCGGGGGCATATTTGGCCATCGGGATATGTATGTCGGCATTAACTAAATCACAAGTAATCGCCTTTATCTTGTCAGTTGTCATTTGCTTTTTGTTCGTACTGAGCGGTTCAGGAGTCGTGTTAGAAGCGTTTCAGGGGTGGTTACCCACTATTCTGGTGGACACAATCGCTTCTTTCAGCTTTTTGACCCACTTTGAAAGTATGTCCAAAGGCGTACTTGCCATGAATAACTTGATGTATTTCCTCATCAGCATCGGTGTCTGGTTATTTGCCAGTTTGTTGATCATTGAGCAAAAGAAGGCGGACTAA
- a CDS encoding ABC transporter ATP-binding protein → MISVKNITKRFAQFTAVNRLSFDVNPGDVVGFLGPNGAGKSTSMKMITGFLPPDSGEVLVNGQSVTTSPQEVQQQIGYLPEGAPAYGDMTVLAFLNFIAEVRQIDAQLKSHRIADVVAKVELSAVLDKPIETLSKGFKRRVGLAQALIHDPAILILDEPTDGLDPNQKHQVRNLIKNLAKDKIVIISTHILEEVTAVCNRVVIISDGEKCFDDTPQALLQKSRYYRAINLTLDKAVTGSVSELLPGGVQWEAGASENNLILFPGAQTIQLHELENLFEGQGYQVQQMHIEAGRLDEVFRTITLKEAS, encoded by the coding sequence ATGATTTCAGTAAAAAATATAACAAAAAGGTTTGCTCAGTTTACTGCAGTAAATCGGCTTTCATTTGATGTTAATCCCGGAGATGTAGTGGGGTTTTTAGGGCCAAACGGTGCCGGCAAGTCCACTAGTATGAAGATGATCACCGGGTTTTTACCGCCGGATTCGGGTGAGGTGCTGGTCAACGGCCAGTCCGTGACCACTTCACCACAGGAAGTTCAGCAGCAAATTGGCTACCTGCCGGAAGGGGCACCTGCCTACGGTGACATGACGGTATTGGCGTTTCTCAATTTCATCGCTGAAGTTCGCCAGATTGATGCTCAGTTAAAAAGTCATCGCATAGCTGATGTCGTAGCTAAAGTTGAATTGAGCGCGGTATTGGACAAACCTATCGAAACCTTATCCAAAGGTTTTAAGCGCCGTGTCGGTTTGGCTCAGGCATTGATCCACGATCCGGCAATCCTGATTCTGGACGAACCAACTGATGGTCTGGATCCAAATCAAAAGCACCAGGTGCGAAATCTCATCAAAAATTTAGCGAAAGACAAAATAGTCATTATTTCAACTCATATTCTCGAAGAAGTGACGGCAGTGTGTAATCGCGTTGTGATTATTTCTGATGGCGAAAAATGCTTCGACGATACGCCGCAAGCACTATTGCAAAAATCTCGCTATTACCGGGCCATAAATTTGACCTTGGACAAGGCGGTAACTGGCTCTGTGAGCGAATTACTGCCTGGCGGAGTGCAGTGGGAGGCAGGGGCAAGTGAGAATAATCTGATATTGTTTCCTGGCGCGCAAACTATTCAGTTGCACGAACTGGAGAATCTATTTGAAGGGCAGGGTTACCAGGTTCAGCAAATGCATATAGAAGCCGGTCGTCTGGATGAGGTCTTTCGCACAATCACTCTCAAGGAGGCGAGCTAA
- a CDS encoding M3 family metallopeptidase, giving the protein MSFQQLRLVASAATVALALTTAGCSKQHQATENSSTSAEVAASESAVTEANPFFETWGTPFGAPPFSRIKTEHFLPAFEKAMAMHKAEIDAIATADSVPSFENTIAQMELSGAELTRVARVFYNLTGTESSEEMQALQREISPKLTRHSNQIQMNEDLFKRVKAVYDNRNQAMLDAEQLRLLERTYADFVRAGANLTPQQREKLAQINERISELTTAFGQNSLNDTRNFTMVLEESDLDGLPQSLIDAASAQAEARDMPEKYVITLQRSSVEPFLQFSSRRDLREKAFNGWAMRGDNDNEYDNKAIVAEIVQLRADRAQMLGYEHHSDLVLSNTMAETPEAAMELLSKVWTPAIAKAEQERQWILELMKEEGAEHEFAAWDWRYYAEKVRKARFDLDQAEIAEYFELENMIEAKFYVANRLFGLTFKERDDIPVYNEVVRTWEVNDAQGNTIGLFYGDYYARDTKRSGAWMSAFRTQQKLAGEVKPLIINNMNLNQPVEGEPTLMSYSDAVTLFHEFGHALHGLLSNVTYPTLAGTSVPRDWVEFPAQLYEHFIEQPYMLEKFARHYKTDEPMPEALIERIKNAGTFNQGFATVEYTASALVDMAYHRLTDASDIKVREFEDKILTEYGKPEEIIMRHRSTHFGHIFSGGYHSAYYAYMWSEILDADGFDAFLEAKDIFDEETAKRLYDFIYSRGDTLDYLEAYKGFRGRAPTTDALLRNRGFD; this is encoded by the coding sequence ATGTCTTTTCAGCAACTAAGACTAGTGGCATCAGCTGCTACAGTCGCACTGGCGCTTACCACCGCCGGATGCTCAAAGCAGCATCAAGCGACAGAAAATAGTTCAACATCGGCTGAAGTCGCTGCCAGTGAAAGCGCAGTAACAGAAGCCAATCCATTTTTCGAAACGTGGGGCACTCCGTTCGGTGCGCCACCATTTTCCCGAATCAAAACAGAGCATTTCTTACCTGCTTTCGAAAAAGCGATGGCAATGCACAAAGCGGAAATTGATGCCATTGCGACAGCGGACAGTGTCCCGAGCTTTGAAAATACCATTGCCCAAATGGAATTGTCGGGCGCAGAACTCACCCGCGTAGCAAGAGTTTTCTACAATCTGACGGGTACCGAGTCCAGTGAAGAGATGCAAGCATTACAGCGTGAGATTTCGCCTAAATTAACGCGTCACAGCAATCAAATTCAGATGAACGAGGATTTGTTCAAACGTGTCAAAGCGGTTTACGACAACCGAAATCAGGCTATGCTAGACGCGGAACAGTTACGTTTGTTGGAGCGCACCTACGCTGATTTTGTTCGCGCTGGTGCCAACCTCACACCTCAACAGCGAGAAAAGCTAGCTCAGATCAACGAGCGTATTTCGGAACTGACAACGGCGTTTGGACAGAACTCTCTCAATGATACCCGCAATTTCACCATGGTATTGGAAGAGTCCGATTTGGATGGTTTACCACAATCTTTAATTGATGCGGCATCAGCTCAAGCTGAAGCCCGTGATATGCCCGAAAAATATGTTATTACTTTGCAACGTTCCAGCGTCGAACCTTTCTTACAGTTCTCTTCTCGCCGCGATCTGCGCGAGAAAGCCTTCAATGGCTGGGCGATGCGTGGCGATAACGATAACGAATATGACAACAAGGCCATTGTGGCAGAAATCGTCCAGTTACGTGCTGATCGCGCTCAGATGTTAGGGTATGAGCATCACTCAGATCTGGTGTTATCAAATACCATGGCTGAAACCCCTGAGGCTGCAATGGAGCTTTTGTCTAAAGTCTGGACACCTGCGATTGCCAAAGCTGAACAGGAACGCCAGTGGATCCTTGAACTGATGAAAGAAGAAGGCGCTGAGCATGAATTTGCTGCTTGGGATTGGCGCTATTATGCCGAAAAAGTCCGCAAAGCCCGCTTCGACCTGGATCAGGCGGAAATCGCAGAATATTTTGAACTGGAAAATATGATTGAGGCCAAGTTTTATGTAGCCAACCGTTTATTTGGATTGACCTTCAAAGAGCGTGACGATATCCCGGTATACAACGAGGTGGTGAGAACCTGGGAAGTCAATGACGCCCAAGGCAACACCATCGGTTTATTCTATGGTGATTATTACGCCCGAGACACTAAACGCTCTGGCGCCTGGATGAGTGCATTCAGAACGCAACAAAAATTAGCCGGAGAGGTTAAACCGCTCATCATCAACAACATGAACCTGAACCAACCCGTAGAGGGCGAGCCAACGCTGATGAGCTATTCAGATGCAGTCACCTTGTTTCACGAGTTCGGCCACGCTCTACACGGTTTGCTGTCAAATGTGACCTATCCAACCCTTGCAGGTACCAGCGTACCAAGAGACTGGGTTGAGTTTCCGGCGCAACTTTATGAGCACTTTATCGAACAGCCTTACATGTTGGAGAAGTTCGCACGCCACTACAAAACTGATGAGCCGATGCCAGAGGCTTTAATTGAACGCATCAAAAACGCCGGCACCTTTAATCAGGGCTTCGCGACCGTTGAATACACAGCTTCTGCTTTAGTGGATATGGCTTACCACAGATTGACAGACGCGTCGGATATCAAAGTTAGAGAGTTTGAAGATAAGATCCTCACGGAATATGGTAAACCTGAAGAAATTATCATGCGCCACCGCAGCACCCATTTCGGTCATATTTTCTCTGGCGGCTACCATTCGGCATACTATGCTTACATGTGGTCTGAAATTCTGGACGCTGACGGTTTTGACGCTTTCTTGGAAGCCAAAGATATCTTTGACGAAGAAACTGCCAAGCGACTCTATGACTTTATTTACAGTCGTGGGGATACGCTTGATTACCTTGAAGCCTATAAGGGCTTCAGAGGCCGCGCCCCAACTACTGATGCCCTGCTGAGAAACAGAGGGTTTGATTAG